A portion of the Perognathus longimembris pacificus isolate PPM17 chromosome 20, ASM2315922v1, whole genome shotgun sequence genome contains these proteins:
- the Rpl18 gene encoding 60S ribosomal protein L18, producing the protein MGVDIRHNKDRKVRRKEPKSQDIYLRLLVKLYRFLARRTNSTFNQVVLKRLFMSRTNRPPLSLSRMIRKMKLPGRENKTAVVVGTVTDDVRVLEVPKLKVCALRVTGRARTRILKAGGKILTFDQLALDSPKGRGTVLLSGPRKGREVYRHFGKAPGTPHSHTKPYVRSKGRKFERARGRRASRGYKN; encoded by the exons ATG ggagtcGACATCCGCCACAATAAAGACCGCAAGGTTCGACGCAAAGAACCCAAGAGCCAGGACATCTACCTAAGGCTATTGGTCAAG CTGTACAGGTTTCTGGCCAGACGAACTAACTCTACCTTCAACCAAGTTGTGCTGAAGAGGTTGTTCATGAGTCGCACCAACCGGCCTCCCCTGTCCCTATCCCGGATG ATCCGGAAGATGAAGCTTCCTGGTCGGGAGAACAAGACAGCAGTGGTAGTGGGGACCGTCACAGACGACGTGCGTGTTCTGGAGGTGCCTAAGCTCAAG GTGTGTGCACTGCGTGTGACTGGCCGGGCCCGCACCCGCATCCTCAAGGCTGGGGGCAAGATCCTTACCTTTGACCAGCTGGCCTTGGATTCCCCTAaaggccggggcactgtcctgcTATCTG GTCCTCGCAAGGGCCGAGAGGTGTACCGACACTTTGGCAAGGCTCCGGGAACCCCGCACAGCCACACCAA ACCCTATGTCCGCTCCAAGGGCCGGAAGTTCGAGCGTGCCAGAGGCCGACGGGCCAGCCGAGGCTACAAAAACTAA